One Flexivirga aerilata DNA segment encodes these proteins:
- a CDS encoding poly-gamma-glutamate biosynthesis protein PgsC/CapC: protein MAEYAVSPEIARVVLVAGVILSMLFYERAQLTTGGAIVPAYFALSANRPVAIAVTIFVGYLTYLIVHYVVGRRKILYGRKKFEVEVLVGLGLILVTTALARAFGHLDPWLAGLAGIGFLIPGILAHDMGRQKPGRTIFAVAVTAAALVVVTQLLTRLLDVVPGQTEPEPVLASVLGYPREVLIIAVGLSVVIGTFVFSRLGIRSGGFISGAYLALVSPRWPDMFFTATVAIATWFVVTRLLMPRLLLFGRRKLSTMILVGALIGWSLEIVLSVLTHQQYQPWRGLTVATLMVPALIANDAQRQGWERTVWGTGLTAVGVLAATNAVAAAALAGGLL from the coding sequence ATGGCTGAGTATGCCGTCTCCCCCGAGATCGCACGGGTCGTGCTGGTGGCGGGAGTCATCCTCAGCATGCTCTTCTACGAGCGTGCCCAGCTGACGACCGGCGGGGCGATCGTCCCGGCATACTTCGCGCTCTCGGCCAACCGGCCGGTCGCGATCGCGGTGACAATCTTCGTCGGCTACCTGACCTATCTCATCGTCCATTACGTCGTGGGCCGACGGAAAATCCTTTACGGGAGAAAGAAATTCGAGGTCGAGGTGCTGGTCGGCCTCGGCTTGATCCTGGTGACCACGGCCCTCGCGCGTGCCTTCGGGCACCTCGACCCGTGGCTCGCCGGACTGGCCGGCATCGGCTTCCTGATCCCCGGCATCCTGGCGCACGACATGGGCCGGCAGAAGCCGGGCCGGACCATCTTCGCGGTGGCGGTGACCGCGGCCGCGCTGGTGGTCGTCACCCAGCTGCTGACCCGATTGCTCGATGTCGTGCCCGGGCAGACCGAGCCGGAGCCGGTGCTGGCGTCGGTGCTCGGCTACCCGCGCGAGGTGCTCATCATCGCGGTCGGGCTGAGCGTGGTCATCGGCACGTTCGTCTTCTCCCGCCTCGGCATCCGGTCGGGTGGCTTCATCAGCGGCGCCTACCTGGCGCTGGTGAGCCCGCGGTGGCCGGACATGTTCTTCACCGCGACGGTCGCGATCGCCACCTGGTTCGTGGTGACCCGCCTGCTGATGCCCCGGCTGCTGCTCTTCGGCCGTCGCAAGCTGTCGACGATGATCCTCGTCGGCGCGCTCATCGGCTGGTCCCTGGAGATCGTGCTGTCTGTGCTCACCCATCAGCAATATCAACCGTGGCGCGGGCTGACCGTCGCGACGCTGATGGTGCCGGCGCTGATCGCCAACGACGCCCAGCGCCAGGGATGGGAGCGCACCGTGTGGGGCACTGGCCTCACCGCGGTCGGGGTGCTGGCCGCCACCAACGCCGTGGCCGCGGCGGCGCTGGCCGGAGGTCTGCTGTGA
- the pgsB gene encoding poly-gamma-glutamate synthase PgsB — translation MIRQLAGLAILVLACTGLFGYWWLSLRAHNRRIDNLSVRLHVNGIRGKSTVTRLLAGVLREGGYVTVAKTTGSAARVIAPSGAETPIKRRGAPTINEQVDIVAEHVTPEVEALVIECMAVRPLYQEYSQERMVRSHITVITNVREDHQEEMGETLEEIADSMSATIPRDGILVTAEDRPHLRARLERNAAERGSTLIYADPRGVADEDMRGFDYLQFKENVAIGLVIARQLGISREAALQGMWRSVPDVGVVRLRSYPVRGAQVMWVPMFAANDRESVILTFDTLRAQFPPDAPVIGILNNRSDRGRRAELFADMVPQDLAHHLDHVITFGAYEETVIPRITEQGYPADRVHAMGDSVQPSLDQILDLVGSLAGPGGAVLVGMINIHTAQAELLIEHFAELAGDEHVDELAESRLVSRAPAGVRRMHRAAARRAVLTDG, via the coding sequence ATGATCCGTCAGCTCGCGGGTCTGGCGATCCTCGTGCTGGCGTGCACCGGCCTCTTCGGCTATTGGTGGCTCAGCCTGCGCGCGCACAACCGCCGGATCGACAATCTCTCAGTCCGCTTGCACGTCAACGGGATTCGTGGCAAGTCCACGGTCACCCGACTGCTCGCCGGGGTCCTGCGCGAAGGCGGCTACGTGACCGTCGCCAAGACGACCGGCAGTGCCGCCCGGGTGATCGCGCCGTCCGGCGCGGAGACCCCGATCAAGCGGCGCGGTGCACCGACGATCAACGAGCAGGTCGACATCGTCGCCGAGCACGTGACGCCCGAGGTCGAGGCCCTCGTCATCGAATGTATGGCGGTGCGACCGCTCTACCAGGAGTACTCCCAGGAGCGCATGGTCCGCAGTCACATCACGGTGATCACCAACGTGCGTGAGGACCACCAGGAGGAGATGGGCGAGACCCTCGAGGAGATCGCCGACTCGATGTCGGCCACCATCCCCCGCGACGGGATCCTGGTGACCGCCGAGGACCGCCCGCACCTGCGGGCCCGCCTGGAGCGCAACGCCGCCGAGCGCGGGAGCACCCTGATCTACGCCGATCCGCGCGGTGTCGCCGACGAGGACATGCGGGGCTTCGACTACCTGCAGTTCAAGGAGAACGTCGCGATCGGTCTGGTCATCGCCCGGCAGCTCGGCATCAGCCGCGAGGCCGCGCTGCAGGGGATGTGGCGTTCGGTGCCCGACGTCGGCGTCGTCCGGCTGCGCAGCTACCCGGTGCGCGGCGCGCAGGTGATGTGGGTGCCGATGTTCGCAGCGAACGACCGCGAGAGCGTCATCCTCACCTTCGACACCTTGCGCGCGCAGTTCCCGCCGGACGCCCCTGTCATCGGCATCCTCAACAACCGCAGCGACCGCGGGCGCCGGGCCGAGCTCTTTGCCGACATGGTGCCGCAGGATCTGGCCCACCACCTGGACCACGTGATCACCTTCGGTGCCTACGAGGAGACGGTGATCCCGCGGATCACCGAGCAGGGCTACCCCGCCGACCGGGTCCACGCGATGGGCGACAGCGTGCAGCCCTCGCTGGACCAGATCCTCGACCTGGTCGGGTCCCTCGCGGGCCCCGGTGGCGCGGTGCTCGTCGGCATGATCAACATCCACACCGCGCAGGCCGAGCTGCTGATCGAGCACTTCGCCGAACTCGCCGGCGACGAGCACGTCGACGAACTCGCCGAGTCACGACTGGTCTCCCGCGCACCCGCGGGGGTGCGCCGGATGCACCGCGCGGCGGCACGACGGGCGGTGCTCACCGATGGCTGA